The Bacteriovorax sp. BAL6_X genome window below encodes:
- a CDS encoding flagellar basal body P-ring protein FlgI — MFKKLIFGLILLSFGTHIEAKMSRLKDLVDVKGVRKNPIVGYGLVVGLNGTGDGGGEVTNTSLKRMFQKLGLNPQNEISSKNVAAVIVTAELPSFSRVGQKMDVKVSSIGDASSLAGGTLLITPLKGGDGNVYAVANGSISIGGLENGKKFATTGLIPQGAVVERELQLDFDKKKSLRLALKSPDFTTAARIEKTINQELGGKYAIAKDSNTVDIIVPIQYQRKIVQLLAIIENFKVHTDRIAKIIINERTGTIVAGGDITVEAVAISHGGLNIQVNNKKKDGDDGNIRLVDKTTTLNDLVKSLNALGATPEDLISIFQALKRNGALVGEIELI, encoded by the coding sequence ATGTTTAAAAAGTTAATTTTTGGTCTTATCCTTTTATCTTTTGGAACTCATATTGAGGCAAAGATGAGTCGTTTAAAAGACCTAGTGGATGTTAAAGGCGTTCGAAAAAACCCTATCGTTGGTTATGGTTTAGTTGTTGGACTAAATGGTACTGGGGATGGTGGTGGAGAAGTAACAAATACTTCTCTTAAACGTATGTTTCAAAAGCTTGGACTTAATCCACAAAATGAAATTAGTTCAAAGAACGTTGCGGCAGTAATTGTTACAGCTGAACTCCCATCATTTAGCCGAGTTGGACAAAAAATGGATGTAAAGGTTTCATCAATTGGTGATGCTTCTTCTCTTGCAGGAGGAACGCTTCTGATCACTCCACTTAAAGGCGGTGACGGAAATGTTTATGCTGTAGCAAATGGATCAATTTCAATTGGTGGCCTAGAAAATGGTAAGAAATTTGCGACAACAGGACTTATTCCACAGGGTGCAGTTGTTGAAAGAGAGTTACAATTAGATTTCGATAAGAAGAAATCATTGAGACTTGCACTCAAGAGTCCAGACTTCACAACTGCTGCTAGAATTGAAAAAACTATCAATCAAGAACTAGGTGGAAAGTATGCCATAGCAAAGGACTCAAATACTGTTGATATTATTGTACCAATACAGTACCAAAGAAAAATCGTACAACTTTTAGCGATTATCGAAAATTTTAAAGTTCATACAGATCGTATTGCTAAAATCATCATCAATGAGCGAACAGGTACTATTGTTGCAGGTGGAGATATTACCGTTGAAGCGGTTGCGATTTCTCATGGTGGACTAAATATTCAGGTTAATAACAAGAAGAAAGATGGTGATGATGGAAATATTCGTTTAGTTGACAAGACAACTACACTAAATGATCTTGTTAAAAGCCTAAATGCATTAGGTGCGACGCCGGAAGATTTAATTTCGATTTTTCAAGCACTTAAGAGAAATGGTGCACTAGTTGGAGAAATTGAGTTAATTTAA
- a CDS encoding flagellar basal body L-ring protein FlgH → MRKVLFLTLALLTTSCANYINKMYNELDGVNQRELEQKRANVDNTFDQYRNSYGDRRQTSSNTPNMAPQVKRRYNNNQLSQRQQPQPKRVTANNFHDHGNTGSLWAGNGNENYLFTKNKWKRNGDIILVNVQTRLKNDITMELKRAFPPMPTLAGQNPESTTATTTPGQPQAPAAAGAEEGEDTSASNKIHDKISGVIVEEISRDHLLVRGQKNVLFKNRKHLVELQALISRKDINEDDTIDSTKFLESSVTVLR, encoded by the coding sequence ATGAGAAAAGTTTTATTTTTAACATTAGCACTACTAACAACATCATGTGCTAACTATATTAACAAAATGTATAACGAACTAGATGGTGTTAACCAAAGAGAGCTAGAACAAAAAAGAGCAAATGTTGATAATACATTCGATCAATATCGCAACTCATATGGGGACAGAAGACAAACTTCTTCCAATACTCCTAATATGGCCCCTCAGGTTAAAAGAAGATATAACAATAATCAATTATCACAACGTCAACAACCGCAACCAAAAAGAGTAACTGCAAACAATTTCCATGACCATGGAAATACTGGCAGCCTTTGGGCCGGGAATGGAAACGAAAACTATCTATTTACAAAAAATAAATGGAAACGAAACGGTGATATTATTCTAGTAAACGTTCAAACTCGTCTTAAGAATGATATTACAATGGAGCTCAAAAGAGCTTTTCCACCGATGCCCACACTTGCAGGTCAAAATCCAGAAAGTACAACAGCTACGACAACACCTGGTCAGCCTCAAGCACCTGCAGCAGCAGGAGCTGAAGAAGGTGAAGACACAAGTGCATCAAATAAAATTCATGACAAAATATCTGGAGTTATTGTGGAAGAGATCAGTAGAGATCACCTACTTGTACGTGGACAAAAAAATGTACTTTTTAAAAATCGTAAACACCTAGTTGAGTTACAAGCATTGATATCACGTAAAGATATCAATGAAGACGATACAATTGATTCGACAAAATTTTTAGAAAGCTCTGTAACGGTATTGAGGTAA
- the flgK gene encoding flagellar hook-associated protein FlgK, which translates to MSTRLLNIANTGLNASKKSLEVTSHNISNANTEGYSRQRVHQQSNMPLIKDGLITGSGTRIKSINRVHDKFVEKKLRDSQSNESYYNNRAEQLSRVEDIFNEIDNEGLNQILNNFFNSFRDLANQPENETVRSVVRDKAQLIVKDFRRIAETLNEISKSIDDKIMISVKDANQHIDSIATLNRKIRELEATGDETGDLRDQRDLSVKELSKIIKIHTYQDERGNYNVQSPGIGTLVTAAQSQKLGTYVFGKDESTNGQDGSMEIFWASRSGQQITEKFQGGSLGAVIKVRNNDVKQLKEKLDQTAYEFMNYVNAIHRRGYVNREIQTDVNGNPVSMDNKGPTTGNNFFSAPMKIEGAALNIDLSDAIKSDISNIATALSPNSPGDNRVAIAISKLQHERLMSGGTATLEEDYLKTVGNVGLETGKAKLDAEQSEGLLAQANSIRERISGVSIDEEAANMIKYQHAYEAAAKVMKTANEMFDTVLSIKQ; encoded by the coding sequence TTGTCTACACGTCTGTTAAACATTGCAAATACAGGACTTAACGCCTCTAAGAAATCGCTAGAGGTAACGTCGCATAATATTTCCAATGCAAATACGGAAGGATATTCTCGTCAGCGTGTACACCAACAATCTAATATGCCTCTTATTAAGGATGGATTAATAACTGGTAGTGGTACTAGAATTAAAAGTATTAATCGTGTTCATGATAAATTCGTTGAAAAAAAATTACGTGATAGTCAAAGTAATGAATCCTACTACAATAATAGAGCTGAACAACTAAGTCGCGTTGAAGATATCTTTAATGAAATCGACAATGAAGGTCTTAATCAAATTCTCAATAATTTTTTTAATTCATTTCGTGATCTTGCGAATCAACCAGAGAACGAAACCGTACGTTCAGTTGTACGTGATAAAGCACAATTAATTGTAAAAGACTTTAGAAGAATCGCAGAGACTCTTAACGAGATCTCAAAGAGTATTGATGATAAGATTATGATCTCAGTTAAGGATGCTAATCAACATATAGACTCAATTGCAACATTAAATAGAAAGATTCGAGAACTCGAAGCAACAGGCGATGAAACTGGAGATCTTCGAGATCAACGTGATTTATCAGTTAAGGAATTATCAAAGATTATAAAAATACATACCTATCAAGATGAACGTGGAAATTATAACGTTCAATCTCCTGGCATTGGTACACTCGTTACAGCAGCTCAATCACAAAAACTTGGAACGTATGTGTTTGGTAAAGATGAATCAACTAATGGTCAAGATGGCTCAATGGAGATCTTCTGGGCAAGTCGTTCCGGTCAACAAATTACTGAAAAATTTCAAGGTGGTTCACTAGGTGCCGTAATTAAAGTTAGAAATAATGACGTCAAACAATTAAAAGAAAAGCTAGACCAGACAGCATACGAATTTATGAATTACGTCAATGCAATCCACAGAAGAGGATATGTTAATCGCGAGATTCAAACAGATGTTAATGGTAATCCAGTATCAATGGATAACAAAGGGCCGACGACAGGAAATAACTTCTTCTCAGCACCTATGAAAATAGAGGGAGCTGCGCTTAACATTGACCTAAGTGATGCGATCAAATCAGATATTTCAAATATAGCAACAGCACTATCTCCAAATAGTCCCGGGGATAACCGTGTTGCTATTGCAATCTCTAAACTACAACATGAGAGATTAATGTCAGGTGGTACAGCAACACTTGAAGAGGACTATCTTAAAACAGTAGGTAATGTTGGACTTGAAACAGGTAAGGCCAAACTAGACGCTGAACAATCAGAAGGATTACTAGCACAGGCCAACTCAATTCGTGAAAGAATTAGTGGTGTTTCAATCGATGAAGAAGCGGCAAATATGATTAAGTATCAGCACGCATATGAAGCTGCTGCTAAAGTAATGAAAACAGCAAACGAAATGTTTGATACTGTCTTATCAATTAAGCAGTAA
- the flgM gene encoding flagellar biosynthesis anti-sigma factor FlgM — protein MSSVTNTRSSFFPNAKTTAERSQEIQKQAPIKRNTNAQKAYIDNQTRNDARVSIPEAVKDFAHIKKAVDAAPEVDNSAKIAALKAQIQGGTYKMDYDKMADKILGEEFGV, from the coding sequence ATGAGTAGTGTAACAAATACGAGATCAAGTTTCTTTCCAAATGCTAAAACTACGGCCGAGAGATCACAAGAGATCCAGAAGCAAGCTCCAATTAAAAGAAACACGAATGCTCAAAAAGCTTATATTGATAATCAAACAAGAAATGATGCCAGAGTTTCAATACCTGAAGCAGTAAAAGATTTTGCACATATCAAGAAAGCTGTTGATGCAGCACCAGAAGTTGATAACTCTGCAAAGATAGCTGCACTAAAAGCTCAAATCCAAGGTGGAACCTACAAAATGGATTATGACAAAATGGCAGATAAAATTCTTGGGGAAGAGTTCGGAGTATAA
- a CDS encoding flagellar protein FlgN — MKTQLATYYFQITDIWKSQCELHYKLFDLTCDEYALLLDSKIDELEEKVSKKSEIIAKIEVNEKARNKILSNIQKDYKELKINSITDLVEFFSKFEAEKDGKHLFRFNSLLVDIIEKIQTQNKKNQLFINKALNSLREIRESAMGTKTVSTYNAKGITQQRSLERNP, encoded by the coding sequence ATGAAAACACAACTAGCAACATATTACTTTCAAATTACAGATATATGGAAGTCACAGTGTGAGCTTCACTATAAATTATTTGATTTAACTTGTGATGAGTACGCTCTCCTACTTGATAGTAAGATTGATGAGCTAGAAGAAAAAGTTTCTAAAAAGTCTGAAATCATTGCAAAGATAGAAGTAAATGAAAAGGCCAGAAACAAGATTCTTTCAAATATTCAAAAGGACTATAAAGAATTAAAAATTAATTCAATCACTGACCTAGTTGAATTCTTCTCAAAGTTTGAAGCTGAAAAAGATGGTAAACACTTATTCAGATTCAATAGTCTTTTAGTAGATATTATTGAAAAAATTCAAACACAAAATAAGAAGAATCAACTTTTTATTAACAAAGCACTAAACTCTCTTCGTGAGATCAGAGAAAGTGCAATGGGTACTAAGACAGTATCTACATATAACGCCAAAGGTATCACTCAGCAAAGATCGCTTGAGCGAAATCCTTAA